AATGAAGCGGGTCACTAGCCATCGTGGTAGTGCCAGACCAACGCTTACCACGAGGAGCAGCGTCTGAGGATATTCAAGACTCCACACACTAATCTCgagatttttcttttttgcgTCTGCTGTTTGCTACAGACACTTACGTACCTGACAAATATATTACAATTACGCTAAGTCTATAATGATTCTCCACAACGACTGGTTCATGGATACCATCGGATATCCATTGCTCTAGTTACTCAACCAGTGAGAGTTTCAGACATAAATGACATGCCCACGAAGCACATATTAAGGGATAAGACACGTTAATGACAATGCTTATCTCGACATCAAGCTCTTACACAAATAATAAAACGATGAGCTGACGGCAGAATTGATCGCTTCTTGCACAGCGAAGGCGGCTTTGTTCCACCAATCTCGACATGCATGTAAAGCACGGTAGTGTCCTGTGGATGACGAGAATGTAAGAGGCACCACGGAAAACTCCGGGCGCCATAACACTGGACAAGACCTCGGAAATAAGCTTTGGACAATATATACTAATGTTCAACATACTACGAGCTATAGTCAATACGAGTGCAGGGTGGTGGACAAAGCCTCCCATTCTTTCACACCAACACCGGCATATTGACCCTGGGCACCCGATGCGACTAAGATTGCGCGGATTGCAACAGTATCCACCGTTTCGAACGCCACTACATCGGGCGTATCGGTCACTTCCAGGGGATACGACGAGGTGTTCGCAGCCCGTTGCCATGTACCCGAACCGTCCTTGTACTCGATGTACCATTCCTGAGGAGGAGCAACACCTTCATTagctccagcagcatgaTCAGCGAAGAACACCATCGATGTGCCATTAAGCTGAACCGTTTCATTCCAGGTATAAACAAGCGTGCTGGTTTGGGGGGAGTCTGTTGCCTCATAGGAGCACCAGTAGTCTGGTGGTAAAGGGTTCTCTCGAATGATTCCATCGTTCAAGGCTTGGACCCAGTACTGAATCGGCGTCGAGTGTACAGAACTTGCTACCGCTCGTGGGGCCACATTGTGAGTGGGCGGGGAAGGCGATTTGGGACCAAATGTCTGTTGTACAACATTGATTTTGGCAGGAGCTTGACTATCGTCCCAGATGAGTTTATCAAAGGCGACACTACGGCGAAAATGACCTCCTCCAACGGCGTCGGCCGTGTGGTATACCAGATACCATTCACCATTCCACTCCACCGCTCCCGGGTGAGAAGTCGTTGAGGATACAATCGGGAGAATTACATCCTGGAACGTCCAGGGGCCCATTGGAGATGACGCGGTTCCGTAGGCTATACAGGCGTGATACGAGGTTGGCGTACAGGGAGAATCAGCCCCAGCATTGTTTGCTGCAAACAACATGTAGTACACGTCCTgcctcttcatcaaccaGGGCGCCTCAAAGTAACCCGTCAGGCTGGTGACTTGCGTAACATTCGATGCCACTGTAACCATATCCGGATCGAGTTGATAGCCAAGCAGCTGCCCAAAAGTCCCAAAGTAGATGTACACATGTCCATCATCGTCAACCAGAACGGTCGGATCGATATTCTGGATGGTATTGCCGGGTGGTGGCACCGACTGGGAGATGATCGGGCCCGAGGGGTGAGCATCCTGGAAAGGGCCCGTTGGAGAGTCCGAGACGGCCACGCCGATCGCAAATGCATCTTCGTTAGCGCTATCGGCCTGAGTCACCGGAGCGTACATGTAGAATCGGCTATCATGACCCTGGACCACTTGCGCCGCATACGCGCTGCCGGGTTCGGCCCACGCAAACACGGCCTGAGGGTCAGCGACGTCGGGATACAACGTCCACGTACCTCCCTCCGGAtttgcagatgatgaggccAGCATCCCCCATTGGTTCATCACGAAAGCATTCTCATCCGGAGGAGCGCTGTCGCGTCCCGTGATGATATACAGCGTGTCATTGACGACCAACGGGGCAGGATCCCCGGAATACCACGACCC
This window of the Aspergillus oryzae RIB40 DNA, chromosome 8 genome carries:
- a CDS encoding uncharacterized protein (predicted protein), translated to MFLLLIKLATYAAAVAAQVDSSSPFSFTSKGNPILSNGSWYSGDPAPLVVNDTLYIITGRDSAPPDENAFVMNQWGMLASSSANPEGGTWTLYPDVADPQAVFAWAEPGSAYAAQVVQGHDSRFYMYAPVTQADSANEDAFAIGVAVSDSPTGPFQDAHPSGPIISQSVPPPGNTIQNIDPTVLVDDDGHVYIYFGTFGQLLGYQLDPDMVTVASNVTQVTSLTGYFEAPWLMKRQDVYYMLFAANNAGADSPCTPTSYHACIAYGTASSPMGPWTFQDVILPIVSSTTSHPGAVEWNGEWYLVYHTADAVGGGHFRRSVAFDKLIWDDSQAPAKINVVQQTFGPKSPSPPTHNVAPRAVASSVHSTPIQYWVQALNDGIIRENPLPPDYWCSYEATDSPQTSTLVYTWNETVQLNGTSMVFFADHAAGANEGVAPPQEWYIEYKDGSGTWQRAANTSSYPLEVTDTPDVVAFETVDTVAIRAILVASGAQGQYAGVGVKEWEALSTTLHSY